In Lentibacillus amyloliquefaciens, one DNA window encodes the following:
- a CDS encoding VirD4-like conjugal transfer protein, CD1115 family, with amino-acid sequence MNTNHKPLTERLSNWQFIVPFILLIVIMGFFLANFLLHFFQQVLHLIEGFANNPEQVNLSTFSVDWECVFIFQKEWLEFYIGFYILVGISLLKLLYNIKMNYQTINRGQHGTNEFESVKNMKKQYQIIPASKTEYEGKGGTIIGGLQETGKPYRLLLDDAPVHTMVIGITRSGKGETFVVPMIDVQSRASEQPSMVINDPKGELAGASYETLKERGYAVYVFNLIEHAMSMGFNPLQLVIDSWKQGRVSDAQKYANSVAFSLYHNPNAKDPFWSNSAKSLVTAIILALTEDMVKIGKEERVTMYSVANFLSSKGSETDEEENNVLDEFFQARDENNPARLMYATSNFSTGNTRGSIFSVAMDKLQIFTLEPNAKVTGHNSLDLTEIGFGDKPVAVFLATPDSDKSNDVLASIFVSQLYRVNSEKATKSKNGKMKRHVQFILDEFGNMPAIDGMASMVTVGAGRGFRYHLVVQAYSQVKSAYGEESETIIGNCSNQIYILTEDKSTAEHYSSMLGTKTITDVSRSGDYHSFDKSHSESTKERSLLTSDELMRLKEGQSVLIRVNKRQDKKRKKIEPKPIFNQEQTSHKFRFQYLADDFDTDHSVMMLPIMSETYQDMDLNSMVYSAKSNDDVFLRMADVMTDKEFERFKRHILQIEQSQGEVDEENTKALLQEVDHWSFLHYVSFIVHHPHFSRIHLKVLAALQDYLPDDVMQTWQDKATKRIEEQVNQNEKANQASEQQPSDEQSNGDQEAEKLREKALS; translated from the coding sequence TTGAACACGAACCATAAGCCACTGACCGAACGCTTAAGCAACTGGCAGTTTATAGTGCCTTTCATACTGCTTATCGTCATAATGGGCTTCTTCCTTGCAAACTTTTTATTACACTTTTTCCAGCAAGTGCTGCATTTGATTGAGGGGTTTGCCAACAATCCGGAACAAGTCAACTTGAGCACATTCTCGGTTGATTGGGAGTGCGTGTTCATCTTTCAGAAAGAATGGCTTGAGTTTTATATAGGATTTTATATCCTTGTCGGAATCAGTCTTCTGAAACTCTTGTATAACATCAAAATGAATTACCAAACCATTAACCGTGGGCAACATGGCACGAATGAATTTGAATCCGTGAAGAACATGAAGAAACAATATCAGATTATCCCAGCATCCAAAACGGAATACGAGGGAAAAGGCGGCACGATTATTGGTGGATTGCAGGAAACGGGTAAACCATACCGGCTCCTGCTGGATGATGCCCCTGTTCATACCATGGTCATCGGGATTACACGTTCCGGTAAAGGTGAGACATTTGTTGTGCCAATGATTGATGTTCAAAGCAGGGCTAGTGAGCAACCCTCGATGGTGATCAATGATCCAAAAGGGGAACTGGCTGGTGCATCCTATGAGACGCTGAAAGAACGTGGTTATGCTGTCTATGTGTTTAATTTAATCGAGCATGCGATGAGTATGGGATTCAATCCTTTACAGTTGGTAATTGATTCATGGAAACAGGGCAGGGTGAGTGATGCTCAAAAATATGCTAACAGTGTGGCATTCAGTTTGTATCATAATCCAAACGCCAAAGATCCGTTTTGGTCAAACAGTGCGAAGTCACTTGTCACGGCCATTATTTTGGCATTAACCGAGGATATGGTGAAAATCGGCAAGGAAGAACGGGTCACCATGTATTCTGTTGCCAATTTCCTTTCCAGCAAAGGCAGTGAAACGGACGAAGAAGAGAATAATGTGTTGGACGAATTCTTCCAAGCACGGGATGAAAATAATCCGGCGCGGTTAATGTATGCCACCAGCAACTTTTCAACCGGCAATACACGCGGCAGTATCTTCAGTGTTGCCATGGATAAACTGCAAATCTTTACGCTTGAACCGAACGCTAAAGTAACCGGCCATAACAGTTTGGATCTAACCGAAATCGGATTTGGCGACAAACCAGTGGCTGTCTTTTTAGCAACGCCTGATTCAGATAAATCAAACGATGTATTGGCCAGTATTTTTGTTAGTCAGTTGTACCGTGTTAATTCAGAAAAAGCAACGAAAAGCAAGAATGGCAAAATGAAACGGCATGTGCAATTCATTCTTGATGAGTTTGGAAATATGCCGGCTATCGATGGCATGGCCAGTATGGTAACGGTGGGTGCCGGACGCGGCTTCAGATATCATTTAGTCGTTCAAGCCTATTCCCAGGTGAAATCGGCTTATGGTGAAGAATCGGAAACGATTATTGGCAACTGTTCCAATCAGATCTATATCCTCACCGAAGATAAGAGTACGGCCGAACACTATTCGAGCATGCTTGGGACGAAAACGATTACCGATGTCAGCCGCAGTGGTGACTATCATTCATTCGATAAGTCACACAGCGAATCGACAAAGGAACGCTCGCTTTTAACGTCTGATGAATTGATGCGGTTAAAAGAAGGCCAGTCTGTGTTGATACGCGTGAATAAGCGGCAGGATAAAAAGCGTAAGAAAATCGAGCCAAAACCGATCTTTAATCAAGAACAAACCAGTCATAAATTCCGATTTCAATATTTGGCCGATGATTTTGATACAGACCATTCCGTTATGATGCTCCCAATTATGTCCGAAACCTATCAAGACATGGACCTAAACAGCATGGTTTATTCGGCTAAGTCAAACGATGATGTGTTTTTAAGAATGGCTGATGTGATGACGGATAAAGAATTTGAACGATTTAAACGGCATATCTTACAGATTGAACAAAGTCAGGGTGAAGTAGATGAAGAAAACACCAAAGCATTGCTTCAAGAAGTCGATCATTGGTCATTTCTTCACTATGTGAGTTTCATTGTCCATCACCCTCACTTTTCACGCATACACTTAAAGGTGTTGGCAGCATTACAGGATTATTTGCCTGACGACGTCATGCAAACGTGGCAGGATAAAGCAACGAAACGAATTGAAGAGCAAGTTAATCAAAATGAGAAAGCCAATCAGGCATCCGAACAACAACCATCAGATGAACAGTCCAATGGTGATCAGGAAGCTGAAAAACTACGGGAAAAGGCACTATCTTAA
- a CDS encoding YdbC family protein, translating to MRKPKYRVDWDVIEEIAVLYESQAGWTKELNIISWNGDEPKYDVRWWNPDKTRLGKGFTFTADELSKLKVILDTKISHIE from the coding sequence ATGAGAAAACCAAAATATCGTGTGGATTGGGATGTAATCGAAGAAATTGCTGTATTGTATGAAAGCCAGGCAGGTTGGACAAAAGAACTTAACATCATTAGCTGGAACGGCGATGAACCGAAATATGATGTGAGATGGTGGAATCCGGATAAAACGCGGCTGGGCAAAGGCTTTACCTTTACAGCTGATGAGCTAAGTAAGTTAAAAGTGATACTCGATACAAAAATATCGCATATTGAATAG